In Leishmania major strain Friedlin complete genome, chromosome 34, the following proteins share a genomic window:
- a CDS encoding putative amastin-like surface protein: MKCSIPLVVYVVVQFVAFLLVLVGTPLEMFRAPNRPGVAQCLTLFGFKLDCKSLEYEETVDMQWLNCPARIARFRLAQAFTLISILVYGAAFVLGLVLLYGCTIHRWVCLALNIVGAVTLCVVWVAMVVTYKKPDEPLCREVRNMGYRFGTGFALLVVAWILDILNIIFLLLPLQMRGSQDCANSMESQRTNNSKQATGSGGRA; the protein is encoded by the coding sequence ATGAAGTGCAGTATCCCCCTCGTTGTCTACGTGGTCGTGCAGTTCGTGGCGTTCcttctggtgctggtgggcacgccgctggagaTGTTCCGTGCACCCAATCGTCCAGGAGTCGCTCAGTGTCTAACGCTTTTTGGCTTTAAGCTCGACTGTAAATCACTTGAATATGAGGAGACGGTAGACATGCAATGGCTTAATTGCCCTGCACGCATCGCCCGTTTCCGCCTTGCGCAGGCGTTCACTCTCATCTCCATCCTCGTGTACGGCGCGGCCTTTGTCCTGGGCTTAGTTTTGCTGTACGGCTGCACTATTCACCGCTGGGTttgcctggcgctgaacaTCGTTGGCGCGGTCACCTTGTGCGTTGTGTGGGTGGCCATGGTGGTGACATACAAAAAACCTGATGAGCCGCTATGCCGTGAGGTGAGGAATATGGGCTACCGGTTCGGCACCGGGTTCGCTCTCTTGGTGGTGGCCTGGATACTGGATATCCTCAACATCATCTTCTTGCTGCTTCCGTTGCAGATGAGGGGATCACAGGACTGTGCAAACTCGATGGAGTCACAGAGGACGAATAACAGTAAACAAGCCACAGGAAGCGGAGGGCGAGCTTGA